CCTCCTGATTATAGCCATAATGTGAAGCACTGCCTTTGGTTCCCCTGGCAACCAACACAAAGAACTCCCCGAATCATCCCCCACATGCAGAGgcaatacgcacacacacaaacacatacgcACGCTGTGAGTTAAACAAAAGTGGGATGTCCCTCTCACACAACAGGacaaatgcacaaataaaaaaaaaaaggatggccTGAGGTAATGTGGGGTCTTTAGAAGGCTGTACACGCATGCACACTCGTGACACTTGCGTTTCAGCTTGTCCACAGGTGCAAGATGTTGCTTCAAATATAAAAAGCACTTGTTATGAAGCTTTCTTCTCCTTCCTCTCTGACCTTCTCATGTTTATTCAGGAGGATGCTTTTGCTCCAAGTCCTCACCTCCTCCTGGTATCAGAGTATCAATCATGCAGGAGGCCCCAAGCCCTCACTTCTACATCTTAAAAGCGACatctgtttgtctgttttttttttttttttttgcgcagcaAACACTACAGCACACCACTCAAGTGACACTCATTTCTTGCTCCCTCTCAGCGTTCTTCCACCTGAGCAGCAACCAAAAAGCAGCTGTAGTataaattcattattttctGAGACAGCCTTCCCCGCCTTGCGCAGATAAAGAGATAAgatataaaagaaaataaattggttCACCTAGTAGTCTCTTTTTGTAGCTCCATCGTATATTCTAAATCAAATAACCTGATCGTAATATTGTACCACATTAAAGGGAAAGTTTGGAATTATAATTATTAGTCCGCATAACAATagcaaacaaaagaaagaattgGACAAATCCCGAGACAAAACAAGAGTGAACCTTGTAGTTGCCTTTAGAGGTGGAGGGAGAAAGGATTTAGAAGCGACAGgcaattagcaacatttctgctttttgaTTGTACATTCTCAAAAATGTAACTTGAACCAATAACATTTTGTGTTATAGTTAACCCTATATTACGAATAAGTCATGCTAATATCGTAGCAGGTGTGACTAAAGTTGGCCTTTTcccagtgctaatgctagcttagaATTGCTAGCGCTGCTAATTTGTCAAAGCTTTATGTGCGTCCTGTATGACTATTTATctttatctatgccagtgacgtagaGTGTCAAGTAGAACAACTGAATGCTCGTCCATGAAATGGCGGAAGtcacaattaacctgtgtatcctcCTGCTCTCATTCACACGCGAACCTtcgaataatagctttgtgtataactaaacaggcccagattttgtgagtaaattgagatgagatcacTTTATTTCAGTAGATACACTTTGTGACAAAGATTTTTGTTGTCGTATGTTCCTCGGCTTGAAAAGAGTTAGGAAACACTTCTGGAGCGTAAACATAAGGCTACAACTTACAAATTTAACCTCCTCCGCAGTGACGTCATGATGAACCCTGTAGCCGGTTGAGTTGCCGCGGGGGTCGTGGCCTTTGCCCGGAACTTTTCCCTGGGTGTGACTGGTGTAGTAGCGGATGAACCGGGAGCGGCGCACCAGCAGGTGAAGAAGGAAGCACATCATTTCCATGCCGATGGAGATGAGGAAGAAGATGAGCGTGTTCCTGCTCTCGTCTGGGATCAGCAGCTTGGTGAAGATGCGAGAAAAGGAGATGATGACCCCGGCAGTGCCtggacgaagaagaagaacaatgtTTTGATGTGTAGCGACACTTTAGAGAGGAAGATAAAGACCATTGTGCAACAGTGGTAAAAAAgaacacagatatttttgaaCTCACTCTCTCCAGTCATCACCCCTTGTGTGTACCTCTTGGGCAGCATCCCCATGTAACCATAGAAACTGGACTGCTGCACTGGAAGCGGATGAAGAAGTAAACAATAAACAGTAAACAATGGTGTTAACAGTCAACCGGTGGTGTGACATGTATTTGGTACTTGGGCCTTCAGTAGGAATTTAATCGCCTTAATCCACCTCTCAATACTACCGCTGTCATGTTGCAAACTACATAAACCATCAAAGCGCAATATAACAGCTCGCAACTATGCCATGTCATGTACAGTACGttatctggagcagttcagaatcaatatttacagtgccgtgaaaaagtattggcccccttctcaaattcttatatttttgcacagtttccacactttaatgtttaagatcagcaaacaaatgtaaatatcatacAACTGTaacccaaatgaacttaaaatgctgttttgaaatagtgatttcatttattaaggaaaaaaactattcaaggttacctggccctatgtgaaaaagtaattactgcCCTTgtaaaatcatgaattaattgtggctaatcacaatcacaatttttggttaattttcactgatcacacccaagtctGATTaactccagacctgttcagtgaagaaatcacttaaacagaatatgTCCCTACAAAATTAAGTCGACCAAAAGATCCAAtcaaattccagaacagtcgagaaataaagtaatcgACATCTATCattctggaaagggttacaaaagccatttgtaaagcgttaggattccagtgaacattcgggagagccattatcctcacgtggagaaaacatggaacagtgaacctttccaggagtggccgaactacaaagattaccccaggAGAACagtaatgactcatccaggaggccacaaaggaactcaggacaacttctaaacaACTGCTGGCCTCCcttggctgtaacaagttttgctctgaccaaccaatcagaggatggaaaaatacGGACATCATGGAGGGCATGGCAAGACACAcaatagaggctgaaatctgattggataaaaaaacaaacaaacaaaaaaaaaacaataaaaaaattctacatCCACATACTACAatcagtgcagccaagagaaatgctacaaaatgaagagaaaagactgttgggaataaatgatTACAATTTCACGGAACAAATATCAGAATTTAGGTTGGAAATGTAGGTGACTTGAGTTTTTCTGATAGTGGTTCGGCCAGGAGAGAAGGCCTCCGGCAGTCAAACACATGTAACACGTTTGCTCACATGCTGGAGCGACTGTTGAACTACAAGCCTAAATAATacaagcaatttaaaaatgCGTTGTATTTGTATCCTTTTGTTTACATGCAAATAGGATGCAGTGGTTGTTTCAGCAAACAAGTGTTTTAATGAAACATCAAGCGCACACTCAACATTATTTAATATTCATAAGCAGCCGTCTTTTCGATCCTGTCTGATGACTAATAAAGCATTTTCAGTACCTAATGTGTTAGTTATGACTTTGTGACATTCTTTAACCACACAACTGATGGCATGATGGATTTTTTAGCtaatttactctaaaaaggatgCATGCATGATAACTGACTGGGTGGAAAATGGATTGGTGAATTAACCAGTCAAGGGTCCTTCCATTTGACACTTATGCTGACCCAGGTTTGAGAAGTGTGTCTCTAGCGTAACGTGTATTCATACTCTATATTGTTGTCAGTCCACTGCTGATAGCTAATCTTGCTATTTTAATTCCCAAGTCGTTGTATAGTATTATACTTGCTTTTTGCTGCTTTctgttcacattcacagctacatACAATATATAGTGTCCATAGTATAATATAGTAATCTGGTTATATCATGTTTATTCACGTATAGTCACTCAATTGTTGATTATTAATACTGCTGATGGTTAATTTCATTCTCAATTGCTCTTAAAGAGATGACTTATTGACGCATGCCACATAAAATGTTGGTGACTATTCTCACTGTTGTTCACATTAATTTTTGTACTGTACGTAGTGTCTATATACTCGTGTGCAGTGAGCATAGTATTCGTTAATGTGTACAGTTGGCACATACACTGCTCAGTTTTATTGCCTGGTGTAAATATGTGCATAGATATTTGGGATTTAGTATGATTTGAGTATGTTTCTTGCATGCTGCTACTGTCCACGTGGTgctataaaatgttaatttcccTGTTGTGGGACAAATAAGTGTATTatacggacggacggatggatggatggatggatggatggatggatggatggatggatggatggtttgctTACCTGTACATCCAAAGGCAACTACCCCCACCGAAACCAGGTTGATGATATAGGCTTGACCGGTAGTGAATTTTGCCAACCAGACATCAAATACGCTGACAAACACCAGAGGACCCAAAGCTAAAATGTAGCctgcacaaagaaaaacagataCATACATCATACATATGTCAAGACAAACATCAACTGAAAGCCTCCACACTTTAATTTGGGCTTTATTAACCCGAGTGTTGAGCACTCTAGACTGGACGTTTCCTCAAGGATTCAAGTGGAGTTCATTTAGGctatttaatgttttgttttgtggtagaattattttatttaaataaaccaTTTACTAAAGGCATCCTACTGTATAGAGCTGATCTGAAAATGTTTCATCTCCCTTTGCAAGTtatatttatttgcaaagttAACTGACCAAACAATTACAATTTAAGCAGATCAACAAAGCTAATATTACAAGGCGACATCGATTCAGAGttattctttattcttttaatattttacaCCATGTCGGCATGCAGGTGGACAGCAATGTAAGAATTTCTTTGTACAGGGCAAACATGTTTCCTGACCGTTCATATGATAACAAACACATTgaatcttgaatctaattgcgAGTAGCAAGAGGTGCACCTTTTTCCTTTCACTGCCTCCGAGTGGCTTCTTAGTTTGATGGAGGATATCAGACAGATGTTCTGACAATCGGAGTTGTTTCTCTGTAATGTGTGACTCACCCACAGTGATTCTGGTGTGCATACTGAGCCTCTCCACCAGCACATTGTTGAGGAGGACGGCCAAAAGAGCCACCAGGATGTACGTTAGACTCATGTCAAACACGATGGACGTCCCTGGAACATGCGATACGcaaacatttgtttgcattACGTTCTTACAAgttgcagtcacattcacactgatgtATGCTTGTACCTCTGAACTTGTGGTGAAGGTAGTCCACATCTGTGATGAAGCTGTTGTAGGGCAGCAGGAACCCGACTCCAGCCAATAGCATTGCAAAGTAGATGCCATGGTAACGGTCGTCAGGGATCGGCTCCTCAAAGTCTGAGCGTGAAGGTAGGAGACGAGGGTTATTAATGATGAGAATATGAAATCACGAGCTGGGGCCTACACACCAGATCTTCATTAAAGCTAATTAAGATGAAAGATGTACACAGGAACAGACAATCTTCtgtttgtcttctgtttttctgTGATGCCGTTTTACAATGTTGAGGTTTTTGTTATCATTTATCTTCTTATAGTTTAtccacatgaaaaaaatattttgtttattcgATTCCCATTAGGATAAGCAACAGATTAAACATCTGCATTTAACAACTCCTGTAAATTCATAAATGTTGtccatgttatttatttattttacatgcaACATTATCTTCTTAaaataaagtggaaaaaaaacaaaacttttttgggGCTGTAGACCAAAAGGATTCTTGTTCTTCCTCGAACTCCTGTTAACAAAACAAATGCTGATAAAAGCATAACTTTCTTTACGGGGTAATAAAAACAGTACATGTACAATGGATATGAAGTCAACACACCTCaatttacgtgtgtgtgtgtgtgtgtgtgtgtgtgtgtatgggcgGGCGGGTGGGCTGGGGTTCCACTCCACCAATAAGCAATAACTGACAGCtagcggtggtggtggtgtaaGCGAGGCAAATGGAGGTTATCTGATTAGTGTGGCATCTCTGCAATGTCATTGAACAAGCAACACTGCAGTTTCCTGTTAACAAGGTTGTTCCTTGACATTGGCACATGCTCATTTGTGTCCTTCTTAAATTCTCTGATATTTAATGACTGGGGTGAACAACTAAATTGAAAGAGAGTCTCCTTTAATATGTCCCCCAGATTGGTATGGCTTCACTGCATGTCTGTGAACCGTATTGAAATAATCCCAAATTTACTTTATGGGACTAATAAAACAAAGCAcataaaatgtcttgttttgcatTATCAGCCACACACTCAGAGAAGTGGGCCTTGGAGCCCAGCTTAATTTGAaatttgaggtcacaaactctTCAAGTCCACAACACTGAGGACATGAAAACAATCCGGTTGGAGATTTTGTAATGtaatgaaaattagcattgTTTGGGCTTACTTATTAAAAAGCAACATCTTTCTGAGGTGTTCGGTGTTAATCTTACTGGTTTACTCGTTAACAATATCTTTGCACAACTTCATACTAAATTCTTTTAACAGTGCATTGAATGATATGATTGACTGGCTAGCAGTCCAGGCGAGGCTCCAGATGACCCTTGAATCTGGGCGAGATAAGCAATGGAAAACGGGTGGAGTATATTGAACAATGACCCCTACTTGACTTCCAAATAATATGTTTTGTGTCCGCACAGTCAGATAGTCACGTACCAGGCTCAGACAGCGCCAGAACTCCTCTCTCCGGGATGCCTTTGCTGATCTCTTCCTCCTCAAGCTGGTAGGAGTCAAAACTATAGCTCTGCACCACTCCGCTCTCTTGTCTGTCCCTCCATCCCTCTCTGCCTGCATCCCTCCATCCGGCTCTCCCTCCATCCTTCCACACATCCCTCTCCTCGGGGGTCTGCGCCGGGGTGGGCCTGCGACGCTCTGCTCCCACCACGTCCATCTTCTGCAGCCAAGTCCGACGCTTGCTAGACACTTTTGGGAGTGTGCATGTTGCACTCAATTCCCAAGAGACACCCTGTTCCAGCAGCGGGTGAGGCAGACAGGCAGGAAATCTTTAGACGGTGGAGGAGCTGCAAGGACGGTGAAACCATGGGAACCAAATGTAAAAGATGTTTAGGTAGAGAAGAAAAGGCATCTGTCATAAGCCTTAATAAATGTAGACAGCGTCAGACGAGACAAGGTTATACGAGATgtgcaagctcagtgtgtgtgtatgagagagagagaagcctATTTACTGAGTTAGACAGTTGACAAAAGATGCATGACTGTGTAACAAGCCAACTGAGGTAAATGTGATGCATTCAGCAAAGCATGGAAGCATAAAAGCGAAGGAGAAAGTGTgttataaattaaatattgagCTACAAATTAACGGTGTGATGTGAGTAGTTGCactttttcccttttctctttTTACTTTTCACACAGGAAGTAGATccagtgtatgtatatgtacatatgcTGAGACTATTTGCTTTTTTGGTGGATACAGTATGTGGGAAGTGGATATGGGGAAAAATGAAGACACGAACGCAAGgttaaacaattaaacaaaagaACAATAAGATGAATTTAAAAAGAAGGATGGACTTTGGGGTCTACGCTGCTTGCTGTGCTTATGTTACAAGAAGCGTACAAAAAGgcattttcaaaacaacaacaacaaaacacttttaagcagtttttttgttttttttacatagcaTAAACTGTTAACTAGTCTTGGCCTCGTAATATTTTTCcagagatgtacagtatgtatgtgcaTCCATCTTGAACACATTACATTGACTTTggccatgtttttgtcattccgaa
This Phycodurus eques isolate BA_2022a chromosome 16, UOR_Pequ_1.1, whole genome shotgun sequence DNA region includes the following protein-coding sequences:
- the slc29a4a gene encoding equilibrative nucleoside transporter 4; this encodes MDVVGAERRRPTPAQTPEERDVWKDGGRAGWRDAGREGWRDRQESGVVQSYSFDSYQLEEEEISKGIPERGVLALSEPDFEEPIPDDRYHGIYFAMLLAGVGFLLPYNSFITDVDYLHHKFRGTSIVFDMSLTYILVALLAVLLNNVLVERLSMHTRITVGYILALGPLVFVSVFDVWLAKFTTGQAYIINLVSVGVVAFGCTVQQSSFYGYMGMLPKRYTQGVMTGESTAGVIISFSRIFTKLLIPDESRNTLIFFLISIGMEMMCFLLHLLVRRSRFIRYYTSHTQGKVPGKGHDPRGNSTGYRVHHDVTAEEVKFGNGGMGPPTAEDAVEDFVSGTYVRFDAPKSKIRRTWPGVRDMILHRYVVSRVIWAYMVSIAVTYSITLCLFPGLESEMRNRTLGEWLPILIMATFNMSDFVGKILAALPYDWSGGRLLFFSCLRVVFIPLFIMCVYPAHAPTLAHPAWPCLFSLLMGVTNGYFGSVPMIQAAGKVAPDQRELAGNVMTVSYMTGLMVGSVVAYAAYSFAAPPQSGFFTLNLHANTTGF